ACACCGCTACCCCTCCTGTGCTGATCAGCCGTACGGCCACTGGCCTGTCTGACGGTGCTTACAAGTACTACCGCGGTGTGCGCGCAGAAATCACCCCCATTGGCACGCTGAAGGCAGGACTCAACTACGCCCAGGAAACCTTGGACGCCGCAGGGCTTCAGGCGGCTCAGAACGCCGCAGTTGTCGGCGTGCCGAACGCAAATCCGGTTGTCCTGCCCGCAGGACGATTCACGATCGCCGGCGACGTTACAGCCTTCGGTGCAGACTTGCACGGTGCGGTCGGCGGCTGGCAGATTGACAGTGAATATGCACAGAGTCGCGTGACCACCAACTCCTTCGGCGCTACGCCTGTCGCCAACTCCACTGTGACTGAGCGCGCGTTCTACGGCAAGGTCGCGGGCACCCTGGGTCCAGTCAAGGTTTACGACCTGAACTACCGCAGCATCACTGCGGGTTACAACGCGACGGCTGGCATCATGGAAGCTGATCCGACCGACGATGACAGCACGGCGCCCTATCACCTCGACCAGACCGGTTTCGGCATCAAGGTCGGCGGCGCGCTCGGCCCCGTGGCCGTGGGTGCGTACTATGACCGCGAGACCAACAACGCCAACGCGGCAGACACGCTGATCACCGATCTGGGTGTGGCGGCCAAGGCCAACCTGTTTAATCTGGTGACGGTGCGTGGCGGTTACTACCAGTTCAACAAGGCAGCCAACGCTGACACGGACTTCAGCGTGAACGCGGTGACGGGCAACGGTACCCGCTACAGCGTGCGTGCCGACGTTACCCCTGGCTTCGGTCTGGCAATCGGTGCTTATTACAACTACCTCACCATCAACAATGTCCGTGCCCAAAATGACGCTCTGCTGTTCCGCAACAGCAAGTACAACAGCTACTTCGGTCTGGCAGACAACGAGTTCCTGAATTCTGACGGTTGCGGGGTCAACCACCCCGGTATCGCCAGGTCCGACACCGACGGTGTGGGCGGCGCGCTGAGCTTCTCGCTGGCGAACTTCACCGACAAGGCCTGCTACACCGAGTACGGCGCGGAACTGACGCATAATGGCAAGGACGCCAGCGCCTTGGTCAAGGACCTCACCTTCCGTGTGGGCTACGCTTCGCGCTTCCGCACCGCCACCAACAGCTACAGCAACGGCTTCACCTACGGCGATGTGCTGTACGGCAAGAAGATTGGTATCGCGCAGGTGGACGTCAAGGCGGCCTTCGGGATTGACCGTTACGCGAACGCCGATCTCAACGCTGTTGCCGTCGGAAGCTTGGCCAACGTTGCTTACAACAGCAATGCCGCGGCTGTCGGCGTCAAAGTGGTCACCGATCCGCTGGGCGTGATCTTCAAACCCAGCTTCGAGGGTCAGGTCGGCTACTACACCCGTAGCCATACTTACGGAACCGGCACTTACGTTGCTATTCCTGGAAACACCACCGACGCCGACACTACCAACGACGCCGATGTGCTTGCGCCCAACCCTGGCAATTACACCTCCAATGCCATCAAGTACTCAGCGGGCGTGAAGCTCAACGAGTTCCTGCTGCCCAACACCAAGCTGGCCGTGTACTACGCCGGTTACCAGGGCACCAACCGCGCTTACATTCCCTTCAGCGGCAGCACGGCAGGCCGGTTCGTCGATCAGAACAACGGCGGCGCGACTGTCCGGCAGGACCTGGTGTACGTGGAAGGCAACTACTACGATCTGTCCTTCGGTTACGGCGTGGGCAACCTGCGTCTGCGTAACGGCACCGCTGCGCCCTCCGACGCTCGCGGCCAGGTATTCAAGATCAGCTACAAGGTCAACTTCTAAACCCCAACGGGTTCAAGCTGCACCTTCCCTTCCGCCCTGTTTCCTGAAAGCCCCCGCACTTGGCGGGGGCTTTTCGTATCTCTGGCCAGGATCCCTCCGTGTACGTCCGGCCCAGCCGCTAGACTGCCGCCATGCTTCCTGTGTTCGGACACCTCAACCCAGATACCGACGCCATCGCTTCTGCCCTGGTTTATGCCCGTTTGCTGTCGCGGCAGGGGATTGAGGCACGGGCGTACCGCCTTGGGACCCTCAACTTCGAGACGCCCTTCGTACTGGAGCGCGCCGAGATGGAGGCGCCACCTCTGTTGCCTGCGCTGGAGCCAGGGACCGCGGTGGCGCTGGTGGACCACAACGAACGTGCACAGTCTGCGCCTAACCTGGAGTACTTGAAGGTCACCAGGGTGGTCGATCACCACAAGCTGGGCGATCTGACCACCATGCAGCCTGCCTTCCTGCGCTTCGAGCCCGTGGGCTGCACCGCTACGCTGCTGCTGAAGCTACACCGCGAGGCCCGGCTGAGTGTGGAGAAGGCCGACGCCTGGCTGATGCTCAGCGCCGTGCTGAGCGATACCCTACATTTCCGCAGCCCCACCACCACTCCGGATGACCGCGAGGCAGTGGCGTTCCTGGCTCCAATTGCTGGCGTGCGCGACGTGACAGCCTACGCACTGGAGATGTTCGCGGCCAAAAGTGATCTGGGCGATACGCCCGCCGCCGAGCTGCTCAAGATGGATTACAAGGTCTTTCCTTTCGGAGATCCGATTCGTCCGCAGCGCTGGGGTCTGGGGGTGATCGAGACCACCAATCCTGGCTACGTATTCGGGCGTCAGGCAGAGTTGCTGGCCGCCATGCAAGATGCGCGGGCAGCGGACGGTCTGGATGGCGTTCTGCTGGGCGTGGTGGACATTCTGAACGAGACCAACCGAATGCTGGTGCCGGGCGAGGCCGAGGCGGCAGTGGTCCAGGCCGCCTTCGGTACCCCCACGGCGAACAGCGTGGCCGATCTGGGAGACCGCATCAGCCGCAAAAAGCAGATTGTGCCTGCGCTGGAAAAGCACTTCGAGACCCACTCCTGAGCTGCCCGTGATTGACGCTCCAGGAGGAGACAGGCATCTGGACTGGCTGTTCGCCCGTCAACGTTTCGGCGTGCGTCCGGGACTGGACCGGGTACGTGCCCTGCTGTCCCGTGTGGGGAACCCGCAAGACGCCTTCGAGACCGTGTTGGTGGGTGGCACCAACGGAAAGGGCAGCACCGCCGCCGTGCTGGCGTCCATATTGAACGCGGGCGGTCGGTGTACGAGCCTCTTTACCAGCCCGCATCTGACCCGCTTTGCCGAGCGCTTTCAGGTGAGTGGTCAGGAACTCCCCCCGGAAACCGTCGCTATTGCGCTCGATCGTCTGCGCCCCCACGCCGAAGAAGTTGAGGCGACGTTCTTCGAGATCGTCACCGCTCTGGGTGCGCTGATGTTCGCGGAGGCCGGGGTTCAGCTTGCGGTGATGGAGGTCGGCCTGGGCGGACGTCTGGACTCCACCAACGCGCTTGACCCTGTGCTGAGCGTGATCAGCAATGTGGCGCTGGACCACACCGAAATCCTGGGCCATACCCTGGAGGCCATTGCCATCGAGAAGGCCGGAATTCTGCGGGCGGGTCGCCCAGCCGTGACGGGCGTGGCGGCGGGCCTGCTCCCCTTGCTGCGGGCCACAGGAGCGGACCTGTGGGCAGTGGGCCGGGAAGTACAGGTGCGCGCCCATTCCCTGGGCTGGCAGGGCGCGGAGGTTGCTGTGAAGTTTCCGGACGCCTCCGTGGAGTTCCAGACCCCATTCCTGGGAGCGCATGGGGCACGGAACGCGGCACTTGCGGCGGCGGCGGCGTGGCGGCTGGGCATGGGTGAGGAGGCCATCCGTGTGGGCGCGGCCACGGCACACTGGCCAGGACGCCTGGAACTGTTGCCGTGGCGTGGCGGGCACATGCTGCTAGACGGTGCCCACAATCCCGATGGCGCGCGCGCGCTGGCCGCGACACTGCGGGAACTGGTAGTTGCGCCGTTGCCCCTGATCTTCGGGGCAGCGGCGGACAAGGACAGGAACGGTGTGGTGGAAGCTCTGCGCCCCCATGTCTCGCACGCCATCCTGACTCAGGCCACGTTCAGTCCACGCGCGGCGACGGCAGCGGATCTCGCTGTCCTCTTCCCAGGCCTGCCGGTTACCCTGACCGCCTCGCCACAGCAAGCGCTGGACGCTCTGTCTACCTTCAATGCTCCCCTGGCGCTGGCGTGCGGCAGCCTGTACCTGATTGGCGAATTGCGGCCCTTGTTGCTGGGCACGACAAGCGAGGACCGGGAGCGCTGGCAGTAGCCCGATAGCGTATATCAACCGTCGCCTTACTCGCTTCCGGTTTCCGCGCGGTAAGCCGCCTGAACCTGTGCCAAGCCAGGCGCGAGCGCCAGGGCACGCAGGGGTGCCCCGTTGAGCTTCAGCTTTCCGGCAGTGATGGCTGCAACTGGGTTCAATTTGCCGCTCCAGAAGGCGTGCGCCGTCTCGCCGCTCATGGCAAAGGTCAGATCGCTGCTGGCGTCGCGGGCGGCCTCGCCCCGGGTGAAGGTAGCGCTCTGCCCGTCGCGCCCATTCACCCGCAGGCAGGCGCGCGGCTCGTGGATGTCGAAGGTCAGCGCCAGCCGCCCCTGAACCGGGCCAGGATCGGCAGCCTTCAGGAACACCCGCATCAGGAGGTCTTCCAATTCTTCGCCAGTCTGAAAAGGGGGAGGATTCACGGGTTCAGCCCAGACCAAACGCTCGCCGACCACCGTACGATTTCCGGCAATCTTGTGTCCAGCACAGTCTTTAACCGCCTCTCAAAGGGAATGCTGGCATACACACTGCAAGGGCCAACAGGCGTTACATAGACGGGCAAGATCAATTCAAGGAGGTACGAAGCATGAACCAGCAACTTCAGCAGACCATCCAAGCCCTTTCGGGCGGCGTTCAGGGCGTGGACGCCCAGACGGCAGTCAGCAACGTGTCCAGCTGGCACAGCACGCTCGACGGCGTGCCCGGCGCGGAAAGCGTGACCAGCATGCTGGCGCAGCTCAAGAGCGCCCTGGAAAGCGGCGATCTGCAGGGCGCAGCCGGAATGTTGCCTGCCCTGGGCAGCGAAACCGGCAAGCTCGCCTCCGCCGCACCCGCCGAGGATCAGGAAGGTCTGCGTCAGCTCGCCTCCACTCTGGGAGGCTAAACCTTCTCTCCGAGTTCGTTCCCCCATCCCTGCCTGCGGGCGGGGATTTTTTTGTTTTCCCCAGGCCCTGCCCCCTATTCTGACCCTGATGCCTCTGCTCTCCTTTACCCTGGAACCGCTGTCCGCGATCCTGCCTGCCGTGCGCGCGGCACTGGCGGATGGGGGAGAGGTCACGCTCGAAGCGCCTGATCCCGACCTGGGGGTGGGCCTGTACGCCGGAGAGTTGGGCGTGGCAGGTCTGCACCGTCCCTGGAGCGTCTGGACCGACCTGGCCGATGCGCTGGGCGCGCATCTGCTGACGCCAGAGCGGGTGGGGGCGGGCCGGGTGCGCTTTGGCCTGCGCGCATTCGCCCCCACACCTGCCCCGGACGCGAGCGGATACGGCGCACGGAGTGAGTGGGCTCGGGTGGACAAGCTGGAGGATCCGGTGCTGCTGCTGACGTTGGTCGAGGCACTGCGCCGAATCGGTCTCCCTCCGGCTGGGCGCGTGCTGGCGCTGGGCGTGAACACCGGGCGCGAACTGGATGCCCTGGCGCTGGCCTTCCCTGAACGGTCCTACCCGGACCAGTCCCTCGAGATTCTGGGCGTGGATACTGACGCCTCGGCGCTCCGGCGGGCAAGGGATCGCTTTCCGGGCGCAGCATTTCTGCAACTGGACGTGACCGGATTGCCGCACCCGGACCTGGGCCGCTTTGACCTGATTATTGCTCTGAGTCTGCTCCAGAGCCCAGGGGTACGGGGCGACGTGTTGCTCAAAGGGCTGTGCCGTCACC
This sequence is a window from Deinococcus humi. Protein-coding genes within it:
- a CDS encoding S-layer homology domain-containing protein gives rise to the protein MKKSLLVLTAALAFGMAAAQTEAPASAPQVPALTDVPAGHWAKDAIDRLVGQGIILGYPDGTYRGTQNLTRYEAAVIIARLLDQVRTGEVPASTIDADTLTALQNAIQELAADLAALGVRVSDLEENAVSRDDFTRLESRIEELAAAGTNTAPAGDAEAIANIQAQIDDLTARADDYDTLRADVDDNASSIAALNDLTVLLNQDILNLQDRTSAIEAAQADLVQKADFDTLSGRVGAVEGRVTKVETSVGDLDNRVKQLEKYAFNLRPSLSITYNVARGTRNMDFDRLIPGTIFSTGDDGDGATADTAVDWADLTGGREPIAASVAVPAVPNRGETQADFDLRVAAARQANATSYYGFSTATAAPVYREGNTTLSFGISFDNAGKIDTATSATTGAFTPSAGKLNINKVDVTFGVRAGLPTADSRYPDVTQDGVTYRPLFFFFKQGTAAFTVGNAPVTVTFGKALKFKFGDYLFDNDATGRGDGFVVNVDGSTVPVIGAYKPNITVVYGSRGGGDAAVVYNDVYNTATPPVLISRTATGLSDGAYKYYRGVRAEITPIGTLKAGLNYAQETLDAAGLQAAQNAAVVGVPNANPVVLPAGRFTIAGDVTAFGADLHGAVGGWQIDSEYAQSRVTTNSFGATPVANSTVTERAFYGKVAGTLGPVKVYDLNYRSITAGYNATAGIMEADPTDDDSTAPYHLDQTGFGIKVGGALGPVAVGAYYDRETNNANAADTLITDLGVAAKANLFNLVTVRGGYYQFNKAANADTDFSVNAVTGNGTRYSVRADVTPGFGLAIGAYYNYLTINNVRAQNDALLFRNSKYNSYFGLADNEFLNSDGCGVNHPGIARSDTDGVGGALSFSLANFTDKACYTEYGAELTHNGKDASALVKDLTFRVGYASRFRTATNSYSNGFTYGDVLYGKKIGIAQVDVKAAFGIDRYANADLNAVAVGSLANVAYNSNAAAVGVKVVTDPLGVIFKPSFEGQVGYYTRSHTYGTGTYVAIPGNTTDADTTNDADVLAPNPGNYTSNAIKYSAGVKLNEFLLPNTKLAVYYAGYQGTNRAYIPFSGSTAGRFVDQNNGGATVRQDLVYVEGNYYDLSFGYGVGNLRLRNGTAAPSDARGQVFKISYKVNF
- a CDS encoding manganese-dependent inorganic pyrophosphatase, which codes for MLPVFGHLNPDTDAIASALVYARLLSRQGIEARAYRLGTLNFETPFVLERAEMEAPPLLPALEPGTAVALVDHNERAQSAPNLEYLKVTRVVDHHKLGDLTTMQPAFLRFEPVGCTATLLLKLHREARLSVEKADAWLMLSAVLSDTLHFRSPTTTPDDREAVAFLAPIAGVRDVTAYALEMFAAKSDLGDTPAAELLKMDYKVFPFGDPIRPQRWGLGVIETTNPGYVFGRQAELLAAMQDARAADGLDGVLLGVVDILNETNRMLVPGEAEAAVVQAAFGTPTANSVADLGDRISRKKQIVPALEKHFETHS
- a CDS encoding bifunctional folylpolyglutamate synthase/dihydrofolate synthase, which gives rise to MIDAPGGDRHLDWLFARQRFGVRPGLDRVRALLSRVGNPQDAFETVLVGGTNGKGSTAAVLASILNAGGRCTSLFTSPHLTRFAERFQVSGQELPPETVAIALDRLRPHAEEVEATFFEIVTALGALMFAEAGVQLAVMEVGLGGRLDSTNALDPVLSVISNVALDHTEILGHTLEAIAIEKAGILRAGRPAVTGVAAGLLPLLRATGADLWAVGREVQVRAHSLGWQGAEVAVKFPDASVEFQTPFLGAHGARNAALAAAAAWRLGMGEEAIRVGAATAHWPGRLELLPWRGGHMLLDGAHNPDGARALAATLRELVVAPLPLIFGAAADKDRNGVVEALRPHVSHAILTQATFSPRAATAADLAVLFPGLPVTLTASPQQALDALSTFNAPLALACGSLYLIGELRPLLLGTTSEDRERWQ
- a CDS encoding SCP2 sterol-binding domain-containing protein, which produces MNPPPFQTGEELEDLLMRVFLKAADPGPVQGRLALTFDIHEPRACLRVNGRDGQSATFTRGEAARDASSDLTFAMSGETAHAFWSGKLNPVAAITAGKLKLNGAPLRALALAPGLAQVQAAYRAETGSE
- a CDS encoding class I SAM-dependent methyltransferase, which codes for MPLLSFTLEPLSAILPAVRAALADGGEVTLEAPDPDLGVGLYAGELGVAGLHRPWSVWTDLADALGAHLLTPERVGAGRVRFGLRAFAPTPAPDASGYGARSEWARVDKLEDPVLLLTLVEALRRIGLPPAGRVLALGVNTGRELDALALAFPERSYPDQSLEILGVDTDASALRRARDRFPGAAFLQLDVTGLPHPDLGRFDLIIALSLLQSPGVRGDVLLKGLCRHHLTETGGLVLGFPNARYRDGVLSYGARMRNFERPDLSLLCADVTDTRRNLQKRGFQVFVTGKYEVLVTALPVAQRVGRELEL